GACTTGCAGAAACGGCAGGCCTTCCTCGGCCATCGCAATCGCGAGAGCTGCCAACTGACGCTTGTCATCGGTGCTGGGGTTTACGCTGTGCCCATCTGGGTGGCTGTGCCACTCACCAAGGTATCCGACAACCTGCCCCGTACGCTCTTGAATCGCCTGCACTTGCGCGAGCAAGCCTTGTACTCCACGCTCAAAATTGGCTGCAGTGCCCTTGCTGTCCGGGGGCGCAGCAAGTACGTCGACGATGACAATCTGGCGCAACTTGAGGTCGTGATAGCCCAGCAAGACTCCACCGGTCTCGGCTGGAAGATGCGGCTCTCGCAGCGTCCGTAGCTTTCGGACAAGCCCCTCGTCGGCATGAACGGTGAAATCACCTATGTCCCACTGCAATGGGGATTCAACTGGCACGTCGTATGCAGCAACGGCTCCTGTCGTGGCGTCCCGCTCCCAGATTTGAATTGCGGCGCCCTCTGGCTGAATGTGGCGGCGTAGCTGTTCAGCCAAGTTTGCAGCATGCACCACGATGGTGGAGTTCGCCTGCTCGTACGAAATGTCGCGACAGCTAGCACCACTGAAGTATTTGCCAGCATGCTCTTTCAAATGCGTCGTACCCCAAACACTGTTAATGATGGCTCGGTAGTACTGCGCCTCCAATGTTGAGAGCCTGAAACGGCGAGCACGGTCTTCGACTAGAAGCACTGAACCATTGCCGGAAGGGGTTACAAATGCGGACACGTGACGAGCAGCATGTTCCGTGAGGCTTGCTCGCCGCGGAAACTCCAAGGTCGTAGAGCAATCGACCACGAGGTCTGCCGCCTTGAACAGCTCCTTGATCTCTGGCGTTTCGTCACAGGCATTGGCGGCTACTGCGTTCACCACTCGGGGCAACTCAACGGCCGCGTTCACCAAATGTCGCACCACCAAAGCCTTGCTTACGCCCACGTCCTCGTTGAACGCAAGGTGTCGCGCAAGGTTATGGGGCTTGATGTGGTCCGGGTCCACAACAGACCACTTTCCCCATCCGCATCGGGCCCATAGGCTTAGCATTTCGCTACCCAGCGAGCCCACTCCCACCACCACGCCTGCGACCGGACCTTCATCCTTGACGGCGGAGAAGCGCCGAAGCGCCTTCTCGTCCGGCATAAATAGAACCTGAGCGGCAGCGACCTTGATGTCTCGCCAACCCCTCTCCTCAGGCTGAACACCACCGATGAGGAGCTGCACGGACACGGTACCCTTCAGGTTCATGTAGGTACCCAAGGCCAATCCCAGTGCCTGACGCGTCTCCTGCGCGAAAAATGCCAGCCTCTGTATGACCTCTTCCCGGCCTCCTTCTTCACGTTGAACGGGGATGTTCAGCAGCACGATAACGCTCCTGCCTTCCAACGAAAACTTTTCAGTCCTGCCAGTCAGCAGCGAAGCGAGTTCCTTACGAAGGATGTCGCCCAGGTCCACACCGCGGGTGGACAATTCCTCGGCGAGCTGGCCCAACGTCTCAGGGCTGGAGACCCGTGTGCCGTGCCTGACGGCTGGGCAATCGATGTAAATGACATCCGCGGATTTCTCGCCGGCGCCCTCCTTTGTCTGGAGCAGGCGCACGGTGCAGATGCCATCTGCACGCGCCGGTTCAACCTTGAAGGCCCCAAGGGTCACAGACTTGTCTGCACGAAGAGCGTCAAAGTTGCGGGGCAGCACCAGTTCATAGCCTGTCTCAAAGAACGGCTGTTCTACTGGCTGGTCTACAGCGTGGATAGTGCCTGCAGCACTACCCTGCATCCACCATTGAATCCGTTTGAAGAATCGCTGCGGTGTCCATCCACGCATGACAGCCTCGTCTGGCTCGAAGTAGAGGCACAACGCCCGCGGGCTACCAGGTGGCGCGAGATTGAGATGCATCGCATCCGGAAAGTTCTTCCGCATCGCATAGACCGCGGGCGGGTGACCGGCATGCCCGGTGTGAAGAAGGGCAAAACGCTCCGGGCTACGAAGGCCCAGTGTGTTGTGCGTGCTCACACTGTCGCAATGCACATCAACGATGAGACCTTCGCGTTCAGTCCCCACTTTGGACCGGACAGCACCGATGACGTCGACGTCCTTGTTCAGGCCTGCGGCTTTGAGCACCTCGAGCAGCATGGGGAGCCGGAGCTCCTCCACGCTGATGGGGTCGAACTGCACAAGGTCATGGTACTCAATCATCTGAGCACCCCACACGAGGCGCAGCCGCCGTGAGGATGCTGGAGGCAGCACTCTGGCTGCTGGACTGCAGCTGCAATCCGGCGATGCTGAACTCGAACACCATAGGTCGAGGCTTGACTTGGTTGGGCTGCTCCATAGTCACCAGGAACCGACGCCCACCCACGGCCTTGAGGTATCGCTCGTAGGCATTGCGGGCCTGAATGTGCGGGGGTTGTTTGAGGTTGGGGTCATACGACTCCTCCTTGTCAGGGATAGGCTCGCTTGAGCTCACGATGTAGGCTTGGTCTTTGCCCTCAAGTAGCAGCTCCTTGATTTTTGGCTCCGGCACCGTTTCCCGCTTACCCTTCTCCTCGCTCAGGGCCTTGTAGCTGCAGTGGTGGGGGATGTTGTACAAGTCCCAGCGCAGACGGTCGTCGTTCCCGTGATAGCGGGTGATGTTGACGATTTCTTCCAGGTCTTGCCAGCAGGAGTCGCCCACCTGGAGGAAGTCGAACGTTTTGTCGCCACACTTGAAGCGGATGTTGAACACCAGGGATGCGGAGTTGCGCACGATATCGCCGCCTTCGCAGTGCTTGATGAAGGGCGAATGTGTGAAGAACTCGACTCCATCGGCCTTCAAACTGAAGCCTTGCGCCAGACTTCCTGCCTCTTCGAAAAGATGGTCACGGGCAGACGCTTCTTCGCCACGCTTTTGCAAGGCAGGCTCCAGCCAGTCCATCAACTCCGGTGGTTTGGAGAAGACACGGATTCCTTTGCCTTCCAGCAGACGATGCCGCGCCTCTTGCCGCAACAGCAGATATTCCTTCAACTGGTCATCATTGGTGCCCGGTTCGATGAGCATGGCCGCAGGCACCCACAGCTCCTTGATTTTGATGCGGTCATCGCCCTGGTACTTCGCGGCGTGTTCGAGCCAGAAGAAGTCGGTACTGCCCTTTATGTGGTCCTCGTCAGCATGGGTGAAGGCCACCATATCGAAGTAGTCGCGCTTGACCGCCTTGAGTTCCTCGCGCAGCTCCTTGACTAGGTTGACATGCTTGGTCAGGCCGTCTTCGGACGCCTTGGAATGGTGGAAGTCAAACAGAATGCGCTTGCCGTTGTCCAGGATGATTTGGACGGTGTCCCCGTTACTGACGGGGTAGAACTTGACGTTGTGAATCTCGGCCATGAGAGCTCCTGCGAAAGCAAACTACCTCTCGTCTGAGAGGGAGGGGCACAAAGAAGACGTCAGCACCACCCCTCAAGCCCTCCGGTCTGAGTTGGAGGAACAGCTAAGGCACCGTCGTTAGCACTCACAACCCTAGAGTGATGACAGTACGATAACACATTTTGTATTACTAAAAAATTATACAATGAAGCGGTGGGCAATGTAGGAAATCGCCTACATCCTGGCGCTGACCATGCTATTTGGCGGTCTTGTAGAGGCGCAGAGATCGTCCGTCCTTGGCTCGGCTACGGCTGGCAGGCTTCGCGGGGGCCTTACTCTCGATGACGGCCAGGACGGCTGCGGTACGGTCAGGCAGACTAGGCTCGTGGTCTGTTCCGAACTCCATAGGGGCTTGACGCCCATCGCAGCAGCACGCAAGGGCAATAGCTTCCACCGGGCCTAGTCGTTTCGACTTCCCGGCAGCTTTTCCTGATGAACCCGGGGGAGGACCAGAAGTACCCGCCACGCGCTAAACCCTGCTTATTACAAATAGGGCAGACAGAATGCCCCTTCTATGCATGCGTGTCAATGTCACACGCGCATTAGATTGATACATCAGCGTAGTACA
This genomic window from Aquabacterium sp. A3 contains:
- a CDS encoding ThiF family adenylyltransferase, translating into MLLEVLKAAGLNKDVDVIGAVRSKVGTEREGLIVDVHCDSVSTHNTLGLRSPERFALLHTGHAGHPPAVYAMRKNFPDAMHLNLAPPGSPRALCLYFEPDEAVMRGWTPQRFFKRIQWWMQGSAAGTIHAVDQPVEQPFFETGYELVLPRNFDALRADKSVTLGAFKVEPARADGICTVRLLQTKEGAGEKSADVIYIDCPAVRHGTRVSSPETLGQLAEELSTRGVDLGDILRKELASLLTGRTEKFSLEGRSVIVLLNIPVQREEGGREEVIQRLAFFAQETRQALGLALGTYMNLKGTVSVQLLIGGVQPEERGWRDIKVAAAQVLFMPDEKALRRFSAVKDEGPVAGVVVGVGSLGSEMLSLWARCGWGKWSVVDPDHIKPHNLARHLAFNEDVGVSKALVVRHLVNAAVELPRVVNAVAANACDETPEIKELFKAADLVVDCSTTLEFPRRASLTEHAARHVSAFVTPSGNGSVLLVEDRARRFRLSTLEAQYYRAIINSVWGTTHLKEHAGKYFSGASCRDISYEQANSTIVVHAANLAEQLRRHIQPEGAAIQIWERDATTGAVAAYDVPVESPLQWDIGDFTVHADEGLVRKLRTLREPHLPAETGGVLLGYHDLKLRQIVIVDVLAAPPDSKGTAANFERGVQGLLAQVQAIQERTGQVVGYLGEWHSHPDGHSVNPSTDDKRQLAALAIAMAEEGLPFLQVIVGKTDLGVHLGEVR